In one Halofilum ochraceum genomic region, the following are encoded:
- the cydC gene encoding thiol reductant ABC exporter subunit CydC — MIELRPYLRLLATYRGRMLLGSVLVFATIAAGVGLLALSGWFITATGVTALALAAGIQAQLDIYIPGAGIRFFALGRTAARYIERVQNHDTVLRLLADLRQRVFARLTVLDPAALARFRNALVLNRLTADIDALDSLYLRCLAPPAAAVLAVLGVAGLLALIAPAAGLAVGAVLFVGAGVVTVAVAWPGTGIGERVARRTESARTQIVDLVRGLAELRAFGVVNRQQAAIERSDRALVAEQQRAAGLAAVGEAGMGLVVHLVMALALFLGLSLYTTETLSGPLAVLMPLAVLALLEGLAPVPGGLLQLGRARAAARRLNSQGAVEPTIREPHAPAPPPETNELTFDHVDAGRGEAPEPILRDFSLHLAEGEHVAVVGPSGCGKSTLADLAVRLLDPLRGEVRLGDTALPALAQATVQARVSYATQRNEIFADTIAANLLLARPEADDRALWYALEVVALADFVEGLDRGLDTWVGESGVRLSGGQARRLALARIVLRDASVVVLDEPLAGLDAATAAEVAARLKPWLRGRTALLLAHDTTALPTTDRVVELQ; from the coding sequence ATGATCGAACTCCGCCCCTATCTACGCCTGCTGGCCACGTATCGCGGCCGCATGCTGCTGGGCAGTGTGCTTGTCTTCGCCACGATCGCCGCCGGCGTCGGTCTGCTCGCACTCTCCGGGTGGTTCATCACGGCAACCGGCGTGACGGCGCTCGCGCTGGCTGCCGGGATCCAGGCGCAGCTCGATATCTATATACCCGGCGCCGGCATCCGCTTCTTCGCCCTCGGCCGCACGGCGGCCCGTTACATCGAGCGCGTACAGAATCACGACACCGTCCTGCGACTGCTCGCCGATCTGCGCCAGCGCGTATTCGCCCGCCTGACGGTACTCGATCCGGCGGCACTGGCTCGCTTCCGCAATGCCCTGGTACTCAACCGCCTGACGGCCGATATCGACGCCCTGGACAGCCTCTATCTGCGTTGCCTCGCGCCGCCGGCCGCCGCCGTGCTCGCGGTCCTCGGCGTTGCCGGACTGCTGGCGCTGATCGCGCCAGCGGCCGGACTCGCGGTCGGCGCCGTGCTGTTCGTCGGGGCGGGCGTGGTGACCGTGGCGGTCGCCTGGCCGGGAACCGGTATCGGCGAACGCGTCGCCCGGCGCACCGAGTCGGCACGGACGCAGATCGTCGACCTGGTGCGCGGTCTCGCCGAACTGCGCGCCTTCGGCGTGGTCAATCGCCAGCAGGCCGCGATCGAACGCAGCGACCGTGCGCTGGTCGCGGAGCAGCAGCGCGCCGCGGGGCTCGCGGCCGTGGGCGAGGCCGGCATGGGGCTGGTGGTCCACCTGGTGATGGCGCTGGCGCTCTTCCTCGGGCTGTCGCTGTATACGACCGAGACGCTCAGCGGGCCGCTGGCGGTCCTGATGCCGCTCGCCGTGCTGGCGTTGCTTGAAGGCCTCGCACCGGTACCCGGCGGTCTGCTCCAGCTGGGGCGGGCGCGCGCCGCCGCGCGTCGTCTCAATTCTCAGGGGGCGGTCGAGCCAACGATCCGCGAGCCGCACGCGCCGGCGCCGCCCCCCGAAACCAATGAGCTGACGTTCGATCACGTGGATGCCGGGCGCGGTGAAGCGCCGGAGCCGATCCTGCGCGACTTTTCGCTCCACCTCGCCGAGGGCGAGCATGTCGCTGTGGTCGGTCCGTCGGGCTGCGGCAAATCGACCCTGGCCGATCTGGCCGTGCGCCTGCTCGATCCCCTGCGCGGCGAGGTCCGTCTGGGCGACACCGCGCTGCCCGCACTGGCGCAGGCGACCGTCCAGGCGCGCGTGAGTTATGCCACGCAACGCAACGAGATTTTCGCGGATACGATCGCCGCCAATCTGCTCCTCGCGCGCCCCGAGGCCGATGACCGCGCCCTGTGGTACGCACTCGAAGTGGTCGCCCTCGCGGATTTCGTCGAGGGACTCGATCGGGGGCTCGACACCTGGGTGGGGGAGAGCGGTGTGCGTCTCTCCGGTGGTCAGGCGCGGCGGCTGGCGCTTGCCCGGATCGTGTTGCGCGATGCATCCGTGGTCGTGCTGGATGAGCCGCTGGCGGGGCTGGATGCGGCCACGGCGGCGGAGGTGGCCGCGCGCCTGAAACCCTGGCTGCGCGGCCGGACCGCGCTGCTGCTGGCCCACGACACCACCGCCCTGCCAACCACGGATCGGGTGGTCGAACTGCAGTAG
- a CDS encoding NAD(P)/FAD-dependent oxidoreductase: MTASTQQPHRIVIVGGGSGGLKLATRLGHQYRRDPTVSVTLVDAALTHVWKPLFHEVAAGTLDVHDDECDYIAHARAHHFTFVWGAMEGLDREARGIRVGAPRGGSDSEPRTIGYDTLVVAVGSVSNDFGVKGVAEHCFTLDSAEEAEEFRRDLFEAYLRTTPGSGERHPGALDVAIVGAGATGVELAAELDKMRHALAEYGACAIDPARDTRLIILERAPRLLPGLPTDLAEATRDQLERLGVETRLGEEVAEVVADGIHTRSGDFIPARFKVWAAGVAAPPFLSELGGLETNGRNQLVVKPTLQTTRDPSIFALGDCAACPTESGGQVPPRAQAADQQAGHLARAIPRHLAGQSLPEYTYRDRGSLVNVNDSAFGTIMGALLGNVTIEGWFARISYRWLYRSHQRALHGSRRALMLFLSDLVSRRTRPRLKLH, from the coding sequence ATGACCGCTTCGACTCAGCAGCCCCACCGCATCGTCATCGTCGGCGGCGGTTCCGGCGGCCTGAAACTCGCAACCCGCCTCGGTCACCAGTACCGACGCGATCCGACGGTCAGCGTCACCCTCGTAGACGCCGCGCTCACGCACGTCTGGAAACCACTTTTCCACGAGGTCGCCGCCGGCACGCTCGACGTGCACGACGACGAGTGCGACTACATCGCCCACGCCCGCGCGCATCACTTCACGTTCGTCTGGGGCGCGATGGAAGGGCTCGACCGCGAGGCGCGCGGCATCCGGGTGGGCGCCCCGCGCGGTGGCAGCGATTCCGAACCCCGGACCATCGGTTATGACACCCTCGTGGTCGCCGTCGGCAGCGTCAGCAACGACTTCGGCGTAAAGGGCGTAGCCGAGCACTGCTTCACGCTCGACTCGGCCGAGGAAGCGGAGGAGTTCCGCCGCGACCTGTTCGAGGCCTACCTGCGCACGACGCCGGGCAGTGGCGAGCGCCATCCGGGGGCGCTCGATGTCGCCATCGTCGGTGCCGGCGCCACCGGCGTCGAACTCGCGGCCGAGCTCGACAAGATGCGCCATGCCCTGGCCGAGTACGGCGCCTGCGCGATCGACCCGGCCCGCGATACCCGCCTGATCATCCTGGAGCGCGCGCCGCGCCTGCTGCCGGGGCTGCCGACCGACCTCGCCGAAGCGACCCGCGACCAGCTCGAGCGCCTCGGCGTCGAGACGCGCCTCGGCGAGGAGGTCGCCGAGGTCGTGGCCGACGGGATCCACACACGCTCGGGCGACTTCATCCCCGCACGCTTCAAGGTCTGGGCGGCGGGCGTCGCGGCACCGCCCTTCCTGAGCGAACTGGGCGGTCTGGAAACGAATGGCCGCAACCAGCTTGTGGTCAAGCCTACGCTGCAGACCACGCGCGACCCGTCGATCTTCGCGCTCGGTGACTGCGCGGCCTGCCCGACCGAGAGCGGTGGCCAGGTCCCGCCGCGGGCCCAGGCCGCCGACCAGCAGGCGGGCCACCTGGCACGGGCGATCCCGCGCCACCTGGCGGGCCAATCCCTGCCCGAGTACACCTATCGCGACCGCGGCTCGCTGGTGAACGTCAATGACAGCGCGTTCGGCACGATCATGGGCGCCCTGCTGGGCAACGTCACGATCGAGGGCTGGTTTGCCCGCATCAGCTACCGCTGGCTCTATCGCTCGCACCAGCGCGCGCTGCACGGTTCACGGCGCGCCCTGATGCTGTTCCTCTCGGACCTCGTCTCCCGCCGGACCCGGCCACGCCTGAAGCTGCACTGA
- a CDS encoding response regulator transcription factor has protein sequence MATIMWVEDQSHWVDRFRPVLEAAELDDEPTRLQVFRLAEAACQFVRTANESQRPDLALLDANMKGDTGAGFSVSRALQRKWPDVPILYLSEYSGTDVEQEALESTWAQDFIAKHQRNIESVLCWRIRATLRQARLGAAGQTDSDDLLKSGDLTIDTASWTIYWRGTKLMNPADSRRPLAPTPRKILRYLVESSPRPVSTNRMAELLDADPDRFTWGGYRQHVRILRRAFDQAMPGEGRFTALCKTDQGIVAFGDEMAYCWKPVRSDT, from the coding sequence ATGGCCACGATCATGTGGGTGGAAGACCAGTCGCACTGGGTCGATCGTTTCCGCCCGGTCCTGGAGGCGGCGGAACTCGACGACGAGCCGACGCGGCTGCAGGTATTCCGGCTCGCCGAGGCCGCCTGCCAGTTCGTGCGCACGGCCAACGAGTCCCAGCGACCCGACCTCGCGCTGCTCGACGCCAACATGAAGGGCGACACCGGCGCCGGGTTCTCGGTATCGCGCGCCCTGCAGCGCAAATGGCCGGACGTGCCCATCCTGTACCTGTCGGAATACAGCGGCACCGATGTCGAGCAGGAGGCGCTCGAGTCCACCTGGGCGCAGGACTTCATTGCCAAGCATCAACGCAACATCGAATCCGTGCTCTGCTGGCGCATCCGCGCCACCCTGCGCCAGGCCCGGCTGGGCGCCGCCGGGCAGACGGACAGCGACGACCTGCTCAAAAGCGGTGACCTGACCATCGACACCGCGAGCTGGACGATCTACTGGCGCGGCACGAAGCTCATGAACCCGGCCGACAGCCGCCGCCCGCTGGCGCCGACGCCACGGAAGATCCTGCGCTACCTGGTGGAATCGTCACCCCGCCCGGTATCCACCAACCGCATGGCCGAACTGCTCGACGCCGACCCCGACCGCTTCACCTGGGGCGGCTACCGCCAGCACGTGCGCATCCTGCGCCGCGCATTCGACCAGGCGATGCCCGGCGAGGGTCGCTTCACGGCGCTGTGCAAGACCGATCAGGGCATCGTCGCCTTCGGCGACGAGATGGCGTACTGCTGGAAACCGGTCCGGAGCGACACATGA
- a CDS encoding VWA domain-containing protein, translating to MTYLNPFHRNPRVTNAPERHPRRARAATAGLLTLVAVLLSGCDSGPHNRAAVVLIDISGEYATEIEKARRVTSLLLGRLDPGDSIAVAFIDNTSYSDRNFIARVDFDHRPSVANDQKRAVRKELDAFLDRFSVPSAHSDLTGGILLARDFLERTRAADKQIFLLSDLDEDLKPELDRSGPLELDGIEVVAVNVIRRDRDNIDPAHYRQRVSHWQQRVQDDGGRWDMVNEIDRLQRLVAQR from the coding sequence ATGACCTATCTCAATCCATTCCATCGCAACCCGCGCGTTACGAATGCGCCGGAGCGCCACCCGCGCCGTGCGCGGGCGGCGACGGCCGGACTGCTGACCCTGGTGGCGGTGTTGCTGTCGGGCTGCGACAGCGGACCCCACAATCGTGCGGCGGTCGTTCTGATCGATATCTCGGGGGAGTACGCGACCGAGATCGAGAAGGCCCGCCGGGTGACGAGCCTGCTGCTGGGACGTCTCGATCCGGGCGACTCCATCGCCGTGGCGTTCATCGACAACACGAGCTACAGCGACCGCAATTTCATCGCGCGGGTCGATTTCGATCATCGGCCCAGTGTGGCCAACGACCAGAAACGCGCCGTCCGCAAGGAGCTTGATGCCTTTCTCGATCGCTTCAGCGTGCCCAGCGCGCACAGCGATCTCACGGGCGGCATCCTGCTGGCGCGGGATTTCCTGGAGCGGACCCGAGCGGCGGACAAGCAGATCTTCCTGCTGTCGGATCTGGACGAGGATCTGAAGCCGGAACTCGACCGAAGCGGGCCACTGGAGCTGGACGGTATCGAGGTCGTCGCGGTCAATGTCATCCGGCGCGATCGCGACAACATCGATCCGGCCCACTACCGCCAGCGCGTGAGCCACTGGCAGCAGCGTGTGCAGGACGATGGTGGCCGGTGGGACATGGTCAACGAGATCGATCGGCTGCAGCGTCTGGTGGCACAACGATAA
- a CDS encoding ABC transporter ATP-binding protein: protein MATQMLPEHRSRPVEPASSAERHDVLAMRDIRHAFGGLVAVDDVELDVRPHEVVCLLGPSGCGKTTLLRLAAGLETLQRGEVRIDGQLMAQAAGGRQVPPEHRNVGLMFQESALFPHLTVLENVTFGLDGLAPRERARRGRELLERLGMLDYAQTYPHMLSGGQQQRVALARALAPAPPLMLLDEPFSGLDTRLRDQIRDDTLHALKEVGTGTLLVTHDPEEAMFMADRIALMRHGRIVQAGPPVELYCHPVDPFVVHFFGDVNRLDGVVEGGHVDTVVGPIDVPDTPDGTPVQILVRPEAIHLVPLGEPMEVPDTSHVMVSRLLGRTSLIHVCAHARDGSEVHMHSRMPGVFLPPENQPVTLQLDWSQVFVFPGAG, encoded by the coding sequence ATGGCGACCCAAATGCTGCCCGAACACCGGTCGCGGCCGGTCGAACCGGCGTCGAGCGCCGAGCGTCATGACGTACTGGCGATGCGCGACATCCGCCACGCCTTCGGTGGACTGGTCGCCGTCGATGACGTCGAGCTGGACGTGCGGCCGCACGAAGTCGTCTGCCTGCTGGGGCCCTCAGGCTGCGGCAAGACCACGCTCCTGCGCCTCGCCGCGGGCCTGGAGACGCTGCAGCGGGGCGAAGTCCGTATCGACGGGCAGCTCATGGCGCAGGCGGCGGGGGGCCGTCAGGTTCCGCCCGAGCACCGCAACGTCGGTCTCATGTTCCAGGAATCGGCGTTGTTCCCGCACCTGACCGTGCTGGAGAACGTGACCTTCGGTCTCGATGGCCTCGCCCCGCGTGAGCGCGCCCGGCGCGGCCGCGAGCTGCTGGAGCGGCTGGGCATGCTCGACTACGCCCAGACGTATCCGCACATGCTGTCGGGCGGCCAGCAACAGCGGGTCGCGCTCGCCCGCGCGCTCGCGCCGGCGCCACCGTTGATGCTCCTCGACGAGCCTTTCAGCGGGCTCGATACGCGCCTGCGCGACCAGATCCGGGACGACACGCTGCATGCGCTCAAAGAGGTGGGAACGGGCACGCTGCTGGTGACGCACGACCCCGAGGAGGCCATGTTCATGGCCGACCGGATCGCGCTGATGCGCCACGGCCGCATCGTTCAGGCCGGGCCGCCGGTCGAACTCTACTGCCACCCGGTCGATCCCTTTGTCGTGCATTTCTTCGGCGACGTGAATCGCCTCGATGGCGTCGTCGAAGGCGGCCATGTCGATACAGTCGTGGGGCCCATCGACGTGCCCGACACGCCGGACGGCACGCCCGTGCAGATACTGGTGCGTCCGGAGGCCATCCACCTGGTGCCGCTCGGCGAGCCCATGGAGGTCCCCGATACGAGCCACGTCATGGTCTCGCGCCTGCTGGGGCGGACCAGCCTGATCCACGTCTGCGCCCATGCCCGCGACGGCAGCGAAGTCCACATGCACTCGCGCATGCCGGGCGTATTCCTGCCCCCCGAGAATCAGCCCGTCACCCTGCAGCTCGACTGGTCCCAGGTCTTCGTCTTCCCGGGCGCGGGCTGA
- a CDS encoding Fe(3+) ABC transporter substrate-binding protein — translation MINRWLVGLAAAAVALPAAAESVNVYSARHYDTDDRLYEMFTEQTGIEVNVLEGDSDELIQRIKREGDASPADIMMTVDAGRLWRAEDEGIFQPIESDVLDERIPDRVSHPDGLWYGFSQRLRLVFYNKENFDPDDLETYEDLADDRFKGQICIRSSSNIYNQSLLASLIAEHGQVDAKEWAQGLVDNLARSPQGGDTDQIRGAAAGECELAVANHYYYLRLLNSDDPEDREVAEQVGVIFPNQDGRGAHANIGGAGVVDGAPNREAAIKLLEFLASDEAQRLFAEGNNEYPVVADAPLPETLQGWHQDIVLDDVNVSALGRNNPTAVRIMDEVGWR, via the coding sequence ATGATCAACCGTTGGCTTGTGGGTCTGGCCGCCGCGGCAGTGGCGCTGCCGGCAGCCGCCGAGAGCGTCAACGTCTACTCGGCGCGGCACTACGACACCGACGATCGCCTGTATGAGATGTTCACCGAGCAGACCGGGATCGAAGTCAATGTCCTCGAGGGCGACTCGGACGAACTGATCCAGCGGATCAAGCGCGAGGGCGATGCCAGTCCCGCCGATATCATGATGACCGTGGACGCGGGCCGCCTCTGGCGCGCCGAGGACGAGGGCATCTTCCAGCCGATCGAGTCCGACGTGCTCGATGAGCGCATTCCGGACCGGGTCAGCCATCCCGATGGCCTGTGGTACGGCTTCAGCCAGCGTCTGCGGCTGGTGTTCTACAACAAGGAGAACTTTGATCCGGACGACCTCGAGACCTACGAGGATCTGGCCGACGACCGCTTCAAGGGGCAGATCTGCATCCGCTCCTCATCGAACATCTACAACCAGTCACTGCTCGCCTCGCTCATTGCCGAGCATGGCCAGGTCGACGCGAAGGAATGGGCCCAGGGACTGGTCGACAACCTGGCCCGCTCCCCGCAGGGCGGCGACACCGACCAGATCCGCGGGGCCGCGGCCGGCGAATGCGAACTCGCCGTCGCCAACCACTACTACTACCTGCGCCTTCTGAACTCGGACGATCCGGAGGATCGCGAAGTCGCTGAACAGGTCGGCGTGATCTTCCCCAACCAGGACGGACGCGGTGCCCATGCCAACATCGGCGGGGCCGGCGTGGTTGATGGTGCGCCCAATCGTGAGGCGGCCATCAAGCTCCTCGAGTTCCTGGCCAGCGATGAGGCGCAGCGGTTGTTCGCCGAGGGCAACAACGAATACCCCGTGGTCGCCGATGCGCCCCTGCCGGAAACGCTGCAGGGCTGGCACCAGGACATCGTCCTCGACGACGTCAATGTCAGCGCCCTCGGCCGTAATAACCCCACGGCCGTGCGGATCATGGACGAGGTCGGCTGGCGCTGA
- a CDS encoding ABC transporter permease: MIATALSRLAPAWRRARAGINAWGAATWLIAALVALPILAVLAHAFVPAPEVWDHLASTVLPRYLINTFILGAGVAALALGVGVGSAWLVVMCRFPGRRIFEWALLLPLAVPTYVIAYAYTDFLQFTGPIQTALRGFFDWTRHDYWFPDIRSLGGAIVLLALVLYPYIYVLTRASFLEQSACVLEVGRTLGRTPARLLFGVAIPLARPAIAGGTALVLMETLNEFGAVHFFGVDTFTTGIYRTWFGLGEPVAAAQLAASLLAFVILLVLAERWSRGQARYFHTTSRYRELPRFQLHGARAALATLACATPITVGFLLPGGLLLGMSITDGDDLFSRRFVDLTTNSVTLAAVSAVVAVMLALLLSYGVRLQQSRSARLAARIAAMGYAVPGAVIAVGILIPLGAVDRTLHAFFQDQFGISTGLILTGTMVALVYAYVVRFLAVAYNAIEASLEKVTPNMDAASRTLGKTAGRTLRLIHAPMMRSSLLAAGLLVFVDVMKELPATVILRPFNFDTLAIRAHQLASDERLAEAATASLMIVAVGIVPVILLSRAMGRSRPGSTDAD, from the coding sequence GTGATCGCGACCGCGCTCAGCCGACTCGCGCCGGCCTGGCGCCGGGCGCGCGCCGGGATCAACGCCTGGGGCGCGGCGACCTGGCTGATCGCGGCACTCGTGGCGCTGCCGATTCTGGCGGTCCTCGCCCACGCATTCGTCCCGGCGCCGGAGGTCTGGGACCACCTGGCGAGCACGGTGCTGCCCCGTTATCTCATCAACACCTTTATCCTGGGCGCCGGGGTCGCGGCCCTCGCGCTCGGGGTCGGCGTGGGCAGCGCCTGGCTGGTGGTGATGTGCCGCTTCCCCGGGCGGCGGATCTTCGAATGGGCACTGCTGCTGCCGCTGGCGGTACCGACCTACGTCATCGCCTACGCCTACACCGATTTCCTGCAGTTCACCGGCCCGATCCAGACGGCGCTGCGCGGGTTCTTCGACTGGACGCGGCACGACTACTGGTTCCCCGATATCCGCTCACTCGGCGGCGCGATCGTCCTGCTGGCGCTGGTGCTGTATCCCTATATCTACGTCCTGACGCGGGCGTCTTTTCTCGAGCAGTCGGCCTGCGTGCTCGAAGTCGGCCGCACCCTCGGGCGCACGCCGGCGCGCCTGCTCTTCGGGGTCGCGATACCGCTGGCACGGCCGGCGATCGCCGGCGGCACCGCACTGGTGCTTATGGAAACCCTGAACGAGTTCGGCGCGGTGCACTTCTTCGGCGTGGACACATTCACCACGGGGATCTACCGCACCTGGTTCGGTCTGGGCGAGCCGGTAGCCGCCGCGCAACTGGCCGCCAGTCTGCTCGCCTTCGTGATCCTGCTCGTCCTCGCCGAGCGCTGGTCGCGCGGCCAGGCGCGCTACTTCCACACGACGTCGCGCTATCGCGAGTTGCCGCGGTTCCAGTTGCACGGTGCGCGCGCCGCACTGGCGACGCTCGCGTGTGCGACACCGATCACCGTGGGCTTCCTGCTGCCGGGGGGGCTACTGCTTGGCATGAGCATCACCGACGGCGACGACCTCTTCAGCAGACGATTCGTCGATCTGACGACCAACAGCGTGACCCTGGCCGCCGTCTCGGCCGTCGTGGCGGTGATGCTGGCGCTGCTGTTGAGTTATGGGGTGCGCCTGCAGCAGAGCCGCAGCGCGCGCCTCGCCGCGCGCATCGCGGCCATGGGCTACGCCGTGCCAGGGGCCGTGATCGCCGTGGGCATCCTGATCCCGCTGGGCGCGGTCGACCGCACGCTCCACGCCTTCTTCCAGGACCAGTTCGGCATCTCAACGGGGCTGATCCTGACGGGCACGATGGTGGCGCTGGTCTACGCCTATGTCGTGCGCTTCCTGGCAGTCGCCTACAACGCCATCGAGGCCAGCCTGGAGAAGGTGACACCGAACATGGACGCGGCGTCACGCACGCTCGGCAAGACCGCCGGGCGCACGTTGCGCCTCATTCACGCGCCGATGATGCGCAGCAGCCTGCTCGCCGCGGGGCTGCTCGTGTTCGTCGATGTCATGAAGGAGCTGCCGGCCACCGTCATCCTGCGGCCGTTCAACTTCGACACCCTGGCGATCCGGGCCCACCAGCTGGCCTCGGACGAGCGCCTCGCCGAGGCCGCCACGGCCTCGCTCATGATCGTCGCCGTCGGCATCGTGCCGGTGATCCTGCTGAGCCGGGCGATGGGGCGGTCGCGTCCGGGCAGCACGGACGCCGATTGA
- a CDS encoding ATP-binding protein, producing the protein MSDEGDKRQRRGDPVAFPWFALLLGLAAIAFVLIATDPRLASFYALPDFLQGREAHYGVVAVLVLLAGLDVRRVRRRHETQRTELQQRQAQIDDLWARNKQLQLKAHTYSEHADKLKLFISDKLLEYIEYDEKFLHFKGIAAEVRHNGVISFDKVQTALQRQLTATDPASGSDTATGTAETDPQAALDALHYLWDLLDLSTAENLTLHIGNLMCECEEQYCQRLLDSDQARTLPDEPAYPPQRAAWRALAMVREEPLPALDPDTPYSLDDGRIHARLERCGELLGKENHLVLLLENLLRNAQFYAAKRGYSSQFAPIALTLSEEDGDVCLRVYNRGPHVREEDLPNLFQLGYSTRRKREHHGRGLGLYFVNEIVKGYEGRITVHNIDHPRYRYTLRMSLLNGKELIESVETVNENGRTRCRSAEGDTVRSREWTNPSPVTHIVIESDDGTGSVVLDEFSARGTQDFHDPAHPERPHWRLRYRPKRNAHRLEFMPLDITGVEFEVRLPTAQKRVDNAGAVIETDTIDGDIDPP; encoded by the coding sequence ATGAGCGACGAAGGCGACAAGCGTCAGCGGCGCGGCGATCCGGTCGCCTTCCCATGGTTCGCCCTGTTGCTGGGACTGGCGGCCATCGCGTTTGTCCTCATCGCGACCGATCCACGGCTGGCGTCGTTCTATGCGCTCCCCGATTTCCTGCAGGGCCGGGAGGCGCACTATGGCGTGGTGGCCGTCCTGGTGCTGCTCGCCGGCCTCGACGTGCGCCGGGTCCGCCGCCGACACGAAACGCAGCGTACTGAACTGCAACAGCGCCAGGCGCAGATCGACGATCTGTGGGCGCGCAACAAGCAGCTCCAGCTGAAGGCACACACGTATTCCGAGCACGCCGATAAACTCAAGCTGTTCATCAGCGACAAGCTGCTCGAATACATCGAGTACGACGAGAAGTTCCTGCACTTCAAGGGCATCGCCGCCGAGGTCCGCCACAACGGCGTCATCAGCTTCGACAAGGTGCAAACCGCTCTCCAGCGCCAACTCACCGCCACGGACCCGGCGTCAGGATCAGACACGGCCACCGGCACCGCGGAGACCGACCCGCAGGCCGCACTCGATGCCCTGCACTACCTCTGGGATCTGCTTGATCTCTCCACCGCCGAGAACCTGACGCTGCATATCGGCAACCTGATGTGCGAATGCGAGGAGCAGTACTGCCAGCGCCTGCTCGACAGCGATCAGGCGCGCACCCTGCCGGACGAGCCCGCCTACCCGCCACAGCGCGCCGCCTGGCGCGCACTGGCGATGGTGCGCGAGGAACCGTTGCCGGCACTCGACCCGGATACGCCCTACAGCCTGGATGATGGCCGCATCCATGCCCGCCTCGAGCGCTGCGGGGAACTGCTGGGCAAGGAGAATCACCTCGTCCTCCTGCTGGAGAACCTGCTGCGCAATGCCCAGTTCTACGCCGCCAAGCGCGGCTACAGTTCGCAGTTCGCGCCGATCGCGCTGACGCTGTCGGAAGAAGACGGCGATGTCTGTCTGCGGGTCTATAACCGCGGGCCGCACGTGCGGGAAGAGGACCTCCCCAACCTGTTCCAGCTCGGTTACAGCACCCGCCGCAAGCGCGAGCATCATGGCCGCGGCCTCGGGCTCTATTTCGTCAACGAGATCGTGAAGGGTTACGAGGGGCGGATCACGGTCCACAACATCGACCATCCGCGTTATCGATACACGCTCCGGATGAGCCTGCTGAACGGTAAGGAGCTCATCGAATCGGTGGAGACCGTCAACGAGAACGGGCGAACCCGCTGCCGCAGCGCCGAAGGCGACACCGTGCGCAGCCGCGAGTGGACCAATCCGTCCCCCGTGACCCACATCGTGATCGAGTCCGATGACGGCACGGGAAGCGTCGTGCTCGACGAATTCAGCGCCCGCGGCACCCAGGATTTCCACGACCCGGCCCACCCCGAGCGCCCGCACTGGCGTCTGCGCTATCGCCCGAAGCGCAACGCCCACCGGCTCGAATTCATGCCACTCGACATCACCGGCGTCGAGTTCGAGGTGCGCCTGCCGACGGCACAGAAGCGTGTAGACAACGCCGGTGCCGTCATCGAGACGGATACCATCGACGGCGATATCGACCCGCCCTGA